A genomic region of Gemmata massiliana contains the following coding sequences:
- a CDS encoding sulfotransferase family protein — MWQHFADPHDRFCHRRPDFLVISPPKTGSTWLAANLRHHPQLFVPEVKEVKYFSSLFKYLDLGWYCDHFTAAGNRQAGEASPSYASLPLATIRHIRQLLPDIKLIFLMRDPVSRAWSHAKHNHRYREANFAHTTTDTDLVTGDQWRENFAHDWPLVAGDYLGQLRRWASVFPAEQLVVGFYESIATNPTTLLRDVFTFLGVDPEVDLSGFPVEERILPGPPGDLSPELAHALRGLLRTRTAELVDFVGERFGLEAPSEWQATLNGPTSSPIEQPAAFRLVDDDEYLSGVMQLEETFASGHRRVQSDYRGYDITFSRGALHATPRDNVQASREEPLVAPTLSEMKERITTRLLEVTSARVQSVEHELRATRETVSGLSAELAELVALARRPSLARRLLHSMHLSTLPN, encoded by the coding sequence TTGTGGCAACACTTCGCTGACCCTCACGACCGGTTCTGCCACCGGCGCCCCGACTTCCTCGTCATCTCCCCGCCCAAAACGGGATCAACGTGGCTGGCTGCAAACCTCCGGCATCACCCCCAACTCTTCGTTCCAGAGGTGAAGGAAGTTAAATACTTCAGTTCCCTCTTCAAGTACCTCGACCTCGGCTGGTACTGCGATCACTTTACCGCTGCCGGGAACCGGCAAGCGGGCGAGGCGTCACCCTCGTATGCCTCCCTGCCGCTCGCAACCATTCGGCACATCCGCCAGCTTCTACCAGACATCAAGCTGATATTTCTGATGCGCGACCCGGTCTCGCGGGCGTGGTCGCACGCCAAACACAATCACCGGTACCGAGAAGCCAACTTCGCACACACGACCACCGACACCGATCTCGTTACGGGCGACCAGTGGCGGGAGAACTTCGCACACGACTGGCCGCTCGTCGCGGGTGATTACCTCGGCCAGCTCCGCCGGTGGGCCTCTGTGTTTCCGGCCGAGCAACTGGTTGTCGGCTTTTACGAGTCAATCGCCACGAATCCGACCACACTCCTGCGCGACGTCTTCACGTTCCTCGGGGTCGATCCGGAAGTAGACCTCAGCGGCTTCCCGGTTGAGGAACGCATTCTCCCTGGACCACCGGGTGATCTTTCGCCCGAACTCGCTCACGCGCTTCGCGGGCTCCTTCGCACTCGAACGGCCGAACTCGTTGATTTCGTGGGCGAACGATTCGGGCTGGAAGCTCCATCGGAGTGGCAGGCCACGCTCAACGGACCGACATCCTCCCCGATTGAACAGCCTGCCGCGTTCAGGTTGGTGGATGACGACGAGTACCTGTCCGGCGTCATGCAGTTGGAAGAGACGTTCGCTTCGGGCCACCGACGAGTGCAATCCGACTACCGCGGTTACGACATCACGTTCTCGCGCGGCGCGCTACACGCCACGCCCCGGGACAACGTACAGGCATCGCGTGAAGAACCGCTTGTGGCACCAACGCTGAGCGAAATGAAAGAGCGAATCACGACACGGTTACTGGAAGTGACTAGCGCACGGGTGCAGTCGGTGGAACACGAATTGCGAGCGACCCGCGAAACCGTGTCCGGCTTGAGTGCCGAACTCGCCGAACTGGTCGCTCTCGCCCGGCGCCCGTCGCTGGCGCGCCGACTCCTGCACTCGATGCACCTCTCCACTCTTCCCAACTGA
- a CDS encoding ABC transporter permease, giving the protein MLNQVTAIWKFRSFLMALVRLDLRLRYKRSWLGGVWSLIHPMTMAATYVTVFSGVLMLSPAGYTRMLLLGLAVWGFFRECAVSGCLAIISHESYIRQHPLPFGLYSLRFVLGYAIQSMFALGVAVAAIAILDGNCDKLQFLWAVVPALFLVFAAGWAIATIFAFAQAYFHDTKHLLEIAAQILFFLTPIVYPADLLVGKGLGWMARFNPMNLYLELVRYPLIHGSLPDAKLYVYGTACTAALLGLAAVTTSWFQKRVVFHL; this is encoded by the coding sequence ATGTTGAACCAAGTGACCGCGATCTGGAAGTTTCGGAGCTTCCTGATGGCCCTCGTCCGGCTCGATCTCCGGCTGAGGTACAAGCGATCGTGGCTCGGCGGGGTATGGTCGCTCATCCACCCGATGACGATGGCCGCCACTTACGTCACCGTGTTCAGCGGCGTCCTCATGCTCTCGCCCGCGGGCTACACCCGGATGTTGCTGCTGGGGCTGGCGGTCTGGGGGTTCTTCCGCGAGTGCGCGGTCAGCGGGTGCCTTGCGATCATTTCCCACGAATCGTACATCCGCCAACACCCGCTCCCGTTCGGGCTGTATTCGCTGCGCTTCGTGCTGGGGTACGCGATCCAGAGTATGTTCGCGCTCGGGGTCGCGGTCGCCGCGATCGCGATACTGGACGGCAACTGTGATAAGCTCCAGTTCCTGTGGGCCGTTGTGCCCGCGCTGTTCCTGGTCTTCGCCGCGGGTTGGGCGATCGCAACGATCTTTGCGTTCGCGCAAGCCTACTTCCATGACACGAAACACTTGCTGGAGATCGCCGCGCAGATCCTGTTCTTCCTGACGCCGATCGTGTATCCAGCCGATTTGCTCGTCGGTAAGGGGCTCGGGTGGATGGCCCGTTTCAACCCGATGAACTTGTACCTGGAACTGGTGCGCTACCCGTTGATCCACGGGAGCCTCCCGGACGCGAAACTGTACGTGTACGGTACCGCTTGCACAGCGGCCCTACTCGGACTCGCCGCCGTAACGACGTCGTGGTTCCAGAAGCGAGTCGTGTTCCACCTGTGA
- a CDS encoding ABC transporter ATP-binding protein produces the protein MVAVHSESDGNVIEVAGVTRRFGSKVALDDVRLEVPRGTVFGLVGVNGAGKTTLIKHVLGLLRATSGSVRVFGRDPAADPAGVLVRVGYLSEEPELPGWMRVGELFRYTRAFYPNWDPAFAEELSRSFALDSRAKVKHLSKGQRARAGLVLALAHRPELLVLDEPSSGLDPIVRQDILRAIIRTIAEEGRTVVFSSHLLHEVERVADRVALIDRGRVVFSGALDQIKGTHHRLTLRFPEPRPNPPALTGALTWEGRGAEWVTLCSGRLGELRDAVAACGAEVIGQRVPSLDEIFVARVGAKGSEPGKE, from the coding sequence ATGGTCGCTGTTCATTCCGAGTCCGACGGGAACGTGATCGAGGTGGCGGGCGTGACCCGCCGGTTCGGTTCGAAGGTCGCGCTCGACGACGTCCGACTGGAGGTGCCCCGCGGAACGGTCTTCGGACTCGTCGGGGTCAACGGCGCGGGCAAGACGACGCTCATCAAACACGTCCTGGGGCTGCTCCGGGCCACGAGCGGTTCGGTGCGCGTGTTCGGGCGCGACCCGGCCGCGGACCCGGCGGGCGTACTGGTCCGCGTCGGGTACCTCTCCGAGGAACCGGAACTGCCCGGCTGGATGCGCGTGGGCGAGCTCTTCCGCTACACCCGGGCGTTCTACCCGAACTGGGATCCGGCGTTCGCCGAGGAGCTGAGTCGGTCGTTCGCCCTTGACTCGCGCGCCAAGGTGAAGCACCTGTCGAAGGGGCAACGGGCGCGGGCCGGGCTGGTTCTCGCACTGGCTCATCGGCCGGAACTCCTGGTGCTGGACGAACCCTCTTCGGGCCTCGACCCGATCGTCCGGCAGGACATCCTCAGGGCGATCATTCGCACGATCGCCGAGGAGGGGCGGACGGTTGTGTTCTCCTCGCACCTGTTACACGAGGTCGAGCGCGTGGCCGACCGGGTCGCGCTGATCGATCGCGGGCGCGTCGTCTTCAGCGGGGCGCTCGACCAAATCAAGGGCACTCACCACCGGTTGACGCTGCGGTTCCCGGAACCGCGCCCGAACCCGCCCGCGCTGACCGGCGCGCTGACGTGGGAGGGAAGGGGGGCGGAGTGGGTCACCCTGTGCAGTGGGCGGCTCGGGGAGCTGCGCGACGCGGTCGCCGCGTGCGGCGCCGAAGTGATCGGCCAGCGCGTCCCGTCGCTCGACGAGATCTTCGTCGCGCGCGTTGGGGCGAAGGGTTCCGAACCGGGAAAGGAGTGA
- a CDS encoding lipoxygenase family protein — MSAFLPQFDPDPTARATARAAARLKYQFNYTFVSPLAIIDRVPREHEFSHEWLKVVGDRILFVLSNRIDLEGKSEFSEYLRSKHSLLTKAIAWGAELFLGVLREMVTDSLKFTLRSTARPDRPAALSAYSDLFRSIGLPPISATIPSDPAFAHMRVAGPNPVMLQRIRALDDRLPLTEAEYQRVVPGDSLAAAGAEGRLFLADYQPLHGAVMGTYPHDVQKYVYAPLALFVTDRTTRQLRPVAIQCKQTPGPDNPVFTPDDGHNWLIAKTVVEIADGNFHEAVTHLARTHLLIEPFVICTYRQLAANHPLFVLLAPHFDGTLAINDASWRHLIANKGAVDQLFGGTIETSRQLAASGVQSYLFNESMLPKALADRGTDSAETLPDYHYRDDARLYWDAIQKWVSDYLALYYPTDAEVQSDPELKAWLAEIGADTGGRVSGFGVGTAAPTRAYLIDAVTMILFTCSVQHAAVNFPQYDVMSYVPAMPLAGYAPAPTSKTGATPTDHLAMFPPMDMAELQMELGYMLGTVHYTTLGEYPANYFLDLRVVEPLARFQKQLAEIGRTIEQRNTARIPYHTLSPSGIPQSINI; from the coding sequence ATGTCCGCGTTCCTGCCGCAGTTCGACCCCGACCCGACCGCACGCGCGACCGCACGCGCCGCGGCCCGTTTGAAATACCAGTTCAACTACACGTTCGTCTCCCCACTCGCAATCATCGACCGCGTCCCGCGCGAGCACGAGTTCTCGCACGAGTGGCTGAAGGTCGTCGGGGACCGGATACTCTTTGTGCTCTCGAACCGCATCGACCTGGAAGGTAAATCGGAATTCAGTGAGTACCTGCGGAGCAAGCACTCGCTCCTGACCAAAGCGATCGCGTGGGGCGCGGAACTGTTTCTCGGCGTCCTACGGGAAATGGTGACCGACTCACTGAAGTTCACCCTCCGATCGACGGCGCGCCCCGACCGACCGGCCGCGCTCAGTGCGTACTCCGATCTGTTCCGCTCGATCGGGCTCCCGCCGATCAGTGCAACGATTCCCAGCGACCCCGCGTTCGCACACATGCGGGTGGCCGGCCCGAACCCGGTCATGCTCCAGCGCATCAGAGCTCTCGACGACCGGCTCCCGCTCACCGAGGCCGAGTACCAGCGCGTCGTTCCCGGCGACTCGCTCGCAGCGGCCGGGGCCGAGGGGCGCCTGTTCCTCGCCGACTACCAGCCGCTTCACGGCGCCGTGATGGGCACGTACCCGCACGACGTTCAGAAATACGTCTACGCGCCGCTAGCACTGTTCGTGACGGACCGCACCACGCGGCAACTCCGCCCCGTGGCGATCCAGTGCAAGCAGACGCCCGGCCCGGACAACCCGGTGTTCACGCCAGACGACGGCCACAACTGGCTGATCGCCAAAACCGTCGTGGAGATCGCCGACGGCAACTTCCACGAAGCCGTCACGCACCTCGCGCGCACGCACTTGCTCATTGAACCGTTTGTGATCTGCACCTATCGCCAACTGGCGGCGAACCACCCGTTGTTCGTGCTTCTGGCGCCGCACTTCGACGGCACGCTGGCGATTAACGACGCGAGCTGGCGCCACCTGATCGCGAACAAGGGCGCGGTGGATCAGTTGTTTGGCGGCACTATCGAGACGTCGCGCCAGCTCGCCGCGTCCGGGGTTCAGAGCTACCTGTTCAACGAATCCATGCTTCCGAAGGCACTGGCGGACCGCGGAACGGACAGCGCCGAAACGCTCCCGGATTACCACTACCGCGACGACGCCCGACTGTATTGGGACGCGATCCAAAAATGGGTGAGTGACTACCTCGCGCTGTACTACCCGACCGATGCGGAGGTACAGTCGGACCCCGAACTGAAAGCATGGCTGGCCGAAATCGGGGCCGACACGGGCGGGCGCGTGAGCGGGTTCGGTGTCGGCACGGCCGCCCCGACGCGCGCGTACCTGATCGACGCGGTCACGATGATCCTGTTCACATGCAGCGTGCAACACGCCGCGGTGAACTTCCCGCAATATGACGTGATGAGCTACGTCCCCGCGATGCCGCTCGCGGGTTACGCACCCGCTCCGACCTCAAAGACCGGAGCGACCCCAACCGACCACCTCGCGATGTTCCCGCCAATGGACATGGCCGAACTGCAAATGGAACTCGGGTACATGCTCGGCACGGTTCACTACACCACGCTCGGTGAGTACCCAGCCAACTACTTCCTCGACCTCCGTGTGGTCGAACCACTCGCACGGTTTCAGAAGCAACTCGCCGAGATCGGCCGAACCATCGAGCAGCGGAACACGGCCCGCATACCGTATCACACGCTATCGCCTTCCGGCATCCCGCAGAGCATCAACATATGA
- a CDS encoding GntR family transcriptional regulator gives MDIHISPHDGVPIYLQIVTQVKYLVAAGRLVPGEELPAIRVLADQLTVNPNTVARAYRELEVAGVVEKRRTAGTYVSATGSPLARRERLKIVTERIDALLAEARQLGVRTDELIELLRQRDEALNPEEV, from the coding sequence ATGGACATCCACATTTCGCCGCACGACGGTGTCCCGATTTACCTCCAGATCGTCACCCAGGTGAAGTACCTGGTGGCCGCGGGGCGCCTCGTGCCCGGTGAGGAGCTCCCGGCGATCCGCGTGCTCGCCGATCAGCTCACGGTCAACCCGAATACGGTCGCCCGGGCGTACCGCGAACTGGAAGTCGCGGGGGTCGTCGAGAAGCGCCGAACCGCGGGCACGTATGTTTCCGCGACCGGGTCGCCGTTGGCCCGGCGCGAGCGGCTGAAAATCGTAACCGAGCGGATCGACGCGCTGCTCGCCGAGGCCCGGCAACTCGGGGTGCGCACCGACGAGCTGATCGAACTCCTGCGCCAGCGCGACGAAGCCCTGAACCCCGAAGAGGTGTGA
- a CDS encoding glycosyltransferase family 4 protein, translating to MHLGRQEKIPFPESYKGFRLIRIHGRVHAVPPTAHVERILSTPGMLDRHPAVLSAPTLAEVERLVDGWDEHAERTETLRQVADYDIVRHRGAFFAVPRSAGSVDLDVPGDRQRVGVISGTSAEELEKTVQRIAASTPVEFAGWLPIFSVSGNCGAHPQFKHTGNPPEGYRFTRSAPPAEKPRPLQSNHGLRARCVRVGQKLAKATRSAWFAVRSAFNFVRPQRGVTIATRVAVFVAFVRLLVTLLWRGCKPGAVLNFLQTRHLQSQLLLGRQDLVFLTSMPYTFGQNDWVIEIEDPTTLFYPLVQNGHTCGLSLADSPYFPIVKALLEADHCKAILTHMRSTAELVPALFKSEIIQKKVVYAPLGVRLPERWQRHDPRPADEPIHLLFINSWCQVPENFYVRGGLDVLEAFAILRKRYPQLRLTMRTALPALDDHYLRILEGGWVRIVNRFLTDEEMAELHTASDIYLLPAARVHIVSLLQAMSYGLAVVGSDGWGMEEYLENEQNGLVVRGRYGKASWADSEAGMLRENYEFTHTPDPEVVAGIVESVSRLVEDQNLRRRLGHAARADVQSKYNLESWNRGLKAALDRACGVAPERIVTLQRVETESRDARVPVCRDDACEVR from the coding sequence ATGCACTTGGGTCGCCAAGAGAAGATTCCGTTTCCGGAGTCGTATAAGGGGTTCCGTCTGATCCGCATTCACGGACGGGTTCACGCCGTACCGCCCACCGCACACGTTGAGCGCATCCTGAGCACGCCCGGGATGCTGGACCGGCACCCTGCTGTTCTGTCCGCACCCACGCTCGCGGAAGTGGAGCGACTCGTGGACGGCTGGGACGAGCACGCAGAGCGAACCGAAACTCTGAGACAGGTGGCGGACTACGACATCGTCCGGCACCGCGGGGCGTTTTTCGCGGTACCCCGATCGGCTGGATCTGTCGATTTGGATGTGCCGGGGGACCGGCAGCGAGTCGGGGTCATTTCGGGAACGAGCGCGGAGGAACTGGAGAAGACCGTTCAGCGCATCGCGGCGAGCACGCCGGTTGAGTTCGCGGGCTGGCTCCCGATCTTCTCCGTCTCGGGTAATTGCGGTGCCCATCCGCAGTTCAAACACACCGGGAACCCGCCGGAGGGGTACCGGTTCACTCGATCTGCTCCCCCGGCCGAAAAGCCGCGGCCGCTCCAGAGTAATCACGGACTGCGGGCGCGGTGCGTGCGAGTGGGCCAGAAACTCGCGAAAGCGACACGCAGCGCGTGGTTCGCGGTGCGAAGTGCCTTTAATTTTGTGCGCCCGCAACGGGGCGTCACGATCGCGACGCGAGTCGCGGTTTTTGTCGCGTTCGTTCGGCTGCTCGTGACCCTGCTGTGGCGCGGGTGCAAGCCGGGCGCGGTCTTGAACTTTCTTCAGACGCGGCACCTGCAATCGCAACTGCTCCTCGGGCGCCAGGATCTGGTGTTCCTGACGAGCATGCCGTACACCTTTGGGCAGAACGACTGGGTCATCGAGATCGAAGACCCCACGACGCTGTTCTACCCGCTCGTTCAGAACGGGCACACGTGCGGGCTGTCGCTCGCCGATTCGCCGTACTTCCCGATCGTAAAGGCGCTGCTCGAAGCCGACCACTGCAAGGCGATCCTGACGCACATGCGCTCGACCGCCGAACTGGTTCCGGCGCTGTTCAAGAGCGAGATTATTCAGAAGAAAGTGGTCTACGCGCCACTCGGCGTCCGGCTCCCCGAGCGCTGGCAGCGGCACGACCCGCGGCCAGCGGACGAGCCGATCCACCTGCTGTTCATCAACTCGTGGTGCCAGGTGCCGGAGAACTTCTACGTTCGCGGAGGCTTGGACGTACTGGAAGCGTTCGCGATCCTCCGCAAACGGTACCCGCAACTGCGGCTCACAATGCGCACCGCGCTGCCGGCCCTAGACGATCACTACCTGCGAATTCTGGAAGGCGGGTGGGTGCGCATTGTTAACCGGTTCTTGACTGACGAGGAAATGGCCGAACTGCATACCGCGAGCGACATCTACCTGTTGCCCGCGGCGCGGGTTCACATCGTCTCGCTGCTGCAAGCGATGTCCTACGGGCTCGCGGTTGTCGGCTCCGATGGGTGGGGGATGGAAGAGTATCTGGAGAACGAGCAGAACGGGTTGGTCGTTCGCGGGCGGTACGGGAAAGCGTCGTGGGCCGATTCGGAAGCGGGGATGCTGCGCGAGAACTACGAGTTCACGCACACGCCCGATCCCGAGGTGGTTGCCGGGATCGTAGAATCGGTTTCCCGTCTGGTGGAGGACCAGAACCTGCGTCGGCGGCTCGGGCACGCGGCCCGCGCGGACGTTCAAAGCAAGTACAACCTGGAGTCGTGGAACCGAGGCCTCAAGGCGGCTCTCGATCGGGCGTGCGGAGTGGCTCCGGAGCGGATCGTGACGCTGCAACGGGTCGAAACCGAATCGCGCGACGCGCGCGTACCGGTGTGCCGAGATGATGCGTGCGAAGTGAGGTGA